In a single window of the Acidobacteriota bacterium genome:
- a CDS encoding ABC transporter ATP-binding protein, whose amino-acid sequence MSFVTVTDLHKSYLVGQERLHVLRRLDLEVEAGEMVAIVGASGVGKSTLLHVLGGLDHWEQGHIRIGETVLNDLPDQRRVAFRNQQVGFVFQFHHLLPEFDALENTEMPLRIGRIEPGVARARARDLLAQVGLAGRLRHRPGMLSGGEQQRVAIARALVTRPALLLADEPTGDLDEPTADALHALLRDMHREYGLTSVLATHNLRLAACCDRVWRLADGRLSPA is encoded by the coding sequence ATGTCCTTCGTGACCGTCACCGATCTCCACAAGAGCTACCTCGTGGGACAGGAGCGTCTGCACGTCCTGCGGCGTCTCGATCTGGAGGTCGAGGCCGGCGAGATGGTGGCGATCGTCGGGGCGTCGGGCGTCGGAAAGAGCACATTGCTGCACGTGCTCGGCGGCCTCGATCACTGGGAACAGGGACACATCCGGATCGGCGAGACGGTGTTGAACGATCTGCCTGACCAGCGGCGAGTCGCGTTCCGGAACCAGCAGGTGGGATTTGTGTTTCAGTTTCACCATCTGCTCCCGGAGTTCGACGCTCTCGAGAACACCGAGATGCCGCTGCGGATAGGGCGGATTGAGCCAGGCGTCGCGCGGGCACGGGCTCGGGATCTGCTGGCGCAGGTGGGGCTGGCGGGTCGACTCCGCCATCGGCCCGGCATGCTGTCGGGCGGCGAGCAGCAGCGCGTCGCGATTGCGCGGGCGCTGGTGACGCGTCCGGCTCTGCTCCTGGCCGACGAGCCCACCGGAGACCTGGACGAGCCGACGGCCGACGCGCTGCACGCGCTGCTGCGGGATATGCATCGCGAATACGGTCTGACCTCCGTGCTGGCCACGCATAATCTCCGGCTGGCGGCCTGCTGCGATCGCGTCTGGCGCCTGGCTGACGGCCGCCTGTCGCCCGCGTGA
- the lpxA gene encoding acyl-ACP--UDP-N-acetylglucosamine O-acyltransferase has product MAAIASVQSIDVASVLERLCHRYPSGLVDAVVDIEPGRRLVATKNVTANEHFFSGHFPEVPLMPGVLMIEALIQSATLLLLHDGDQIRNARVWLRSVNVTKFRRQVVPGDQVTLDVEVRQRRGPLVRIGAVARVDGQVVTESGFVLAMAPGAASIHPTARVHPGAVLGEGTIVGAGASIGANVRVGRNNRIGASCIVDGATVIGDDNVLYPFGSFGLPPQDLKYQGEPTALVIGNQNVFREFVTVHRGTVTGRGVTRIGHRNYLMAYGHVAHDCLVGNDTILSHGTTLGGHVDVDDFATLGGYVGIHQFCRVGKHAFIGGFSACTKDVLPFSKTVGNRALIYGMNTIGLVRRGFTPETILKLKAAYRLLLQSNLNTTEAVARIAGDPALDCPEVRYLVEFVRGAKRGVVLKRGRTQPGESSGDL; this is encoded by the coding sequence GTGGCTGCCATCGCCTCGGTCCAGTCCATCGACGTCGCGTCGGTGCTCGAACGACTCTGTCACCGCTATCCCTCGGGGTTGGTGGATGCGGTTGTCGACATCGAACCGGGGCGGCGTCTGGTGGCGACAAAGAACGTCACGGCCAACGAGCACTTCTTCTCGGGGCACTTCCCGGAGGTGCCGCTGATGCCTGGCGTGCTCATGATCGAGGCGCTCATCCAGTCGGCGACGCTGCTGCTCCTGCACGACGGCGACCAGATCCGCAACGCGCGGGTCTGGTTGCGCAGCGTGAACGTCACGAAGTTCCGGCGGCAGGTCGTGCCTGGGGACCAGGTGACGCTCGACGTCGAGGTGCGGCAGCGGCGGGGGCCGCTGGTGCGCATCGGCGCCGTGGCGCGTGTCGACGGACAGGTCGTCACCGAGAGCGGCTTTGTCCTGGCCATGGCTCCCGGCGCGGCATCCATCCATCCGACCGCGCGGGTCCACCCCGGCGCCGTGCTGGGAGAGGGCACCATTGTCGGGGCCGGCGCCAGCATCGGGGCCAACGTGCGCGTTGGCCGCAACAACCGTATCGGCGCTTCCTGCATCGTTGACGGGGCGACCGTGATCGGAGACGACAACGTCCTCTATCCGTTCGGGTCGTTCGGCTTGCCGCCGCAGGATCTGAAATACCAGGGAGAGCCGACCGCGCTCGTGATTGGCAACCAGAACGTGTTTCGCGAATTCGTGACCGTGCACCGGGGTACCGTGACCGGCCGCGGCGTCACGCGCATCGGGCACCGCAACTACCTGATGGCGTATGGGCACGTCGCGCACGACTGCCTCGTGGGCAACGACACGATTCTGTCGCACGGGACCACGCTCGGCGGCCACGTCGACGTGGACGATTTCGCCACGCTCGGCGGCTACGTCGGGATTCACCAGTTCTGTCGTGTCGGCAAGCACGCCTTCATCGGCGGATTCTCGGCCTGCACGAAGGACGTCCTGCCGTTTTCGAAGACCGTCGGCAACCGGGCGCTCATCTACGGGATGAACACGATTGGCCTGGTGCGCCGCGGGTTCACTCCGGAGACGATCCTCAAGCTCAAGGCCGCGTACAGGCTGCTGCTCCAGTCGAATCTCAACACGACGGAGGCCGTCGCGCGCATCGCTGGCGATCCCGCGCTGGACTGCCCGGAGGTCCGGTACCTGGTCGAATTCGTTCGTGGCGCAAAGCGCGGGGTTGTACTCAAGCGGGGGCGCACGCAACCCGGCGAATCATCCGGCGACCTGTAA
- the nusB gene encoding transcription antitermination factor NusB, translating to MSTGSRHRAREAAFQMLYQWEVGRATPETAAADYQAIDQEGIEPLTPVTRRFAESLVAGTVADVAEIDRLIGTHAQHWRIERIAIVDRLILRLAVYELLHVPDTPPSVVIDEALELARTFSEEDAVGFVNGVLDAVYKSLP from the coding sequence ATGAGCACCGGCAGCCGGCACCGTGCGCGCGAGGCGGCCTTCCAGATGCTGTATCAGTGGGAGGTCGGCCGGGCCACGCCGGAGACGGCGGCAGCCGATTATCAGGCCATCGACCAGGAGGGGATTGAGCCGCTCACGCCGGTGACGCGCCGATTCGCCGAGTCGCTGGTGGCGGGCACTGTGGCCGACGTCGCCGAGATCGACAGGCTCATCGGCACCCACGCCCAGCACTGGCGCATTGAGCGCATCGCGATTGTGGATCGGCTGATTCTGAGGCTGGCCGTGTACGAACTGCTGCACGTGCCCGACACACCGCCGAGCGTCGTGATCGACGAGGCGCTCGAACTGGCGCGGACCTTCAGCGAGGAGGACGCCGTCGGTTTCGTCAACGGCGTCCTCGATGCCGTGTACAAGAGCTTGCCCTGA
- a CDS encoding ATP-dependent Clp protease ATP-binding subunit: MFERYTERARRVLFFARYEASQLGSVSIETEHLLLGLIREGKGLTSRLFSRAHVSLDSIRKEVEGRTVFREKVSTSVEIPFSVETKRTLQYAVEEADRLLHNYIGTEHLLLGILHEDRSLAASILLDKGMRLSVVREDIVVLLSERTVAPRTKETPLLAEFSRDLTEAASRDLLDPLVGRDEELERIQQVLCRRTKNNAVLIGEPGVGKTAIVEGLAQKIVASEVPRYLADKRIVALDISLVVAGTKYRGQFEERLKAIMKELTDSPNIIVFIDELHTLVGAGSAEGSLDAANILKPALSRGEIRCIGATTPADYRKYIEKDRSLERRFQGVKVNAPDEQQTIEILVGVKDRYEAFHHVEYTREAIEAAVYQSNRYITDRFLPDKAIDLIDESGARVKLRDAALGGQGAAAARTVRMAIDQPDMTAVAVAVQEYDGDQRFGDGAGMRERGVDAKPSGRRIIVGKQDIDEVVSTWTGIPLASINQDESDKLLRMEDELHTRVISQERAISALSRAIRRSRAGLKNPNRPVGSFIFLGPTGVGKTELARALAAFLFGSDAALVRFDMSEYMEKHAVSKLIGSPPGYVGHDEGGQLTERIKRNPYSVVLLDEIEKAHPDLLNILLQVFEDGNLTDGLGTRVNFKNAIIIMTSNIGARFIEKKGAMGFQLSDQQDVHRSVSEMVMSEVRRTFNPEFVNRIDEMIVFDALSDDDLRKILLLLVDQLNAHLLDRRLRIRLQPEVADWIIAVTCKDRSYGARPLRRALRRHIEDPLSEELIRGHLRGGEIEVFLDGDTLRYRPSGTTDTGRPLA, encoded by the coding sequence ATGTTCGAACGATACACGGAACGAGCCCGGCGGGTACTGTTCTTCGCCCGCTACGAGGCGAGCCAGCTTGGCAGTGTCTCCATCGAGACCGAACACCTGCTGCTCGGGCTGATCCGCGAGGGCAAAGGTCTCACCAGCCGTCTCTTCTCCCGCGCCCACGTGTCGCTCGATTCGATTCGAAAGGAAGTCGAGGGCCGGACGGTGTTCCGGGAGAAGGTGTCGACATCGGTCGAGATCCCCTTCAGCGTCGAAACGAAGCGGACTCTGCAGTACGCGGTCGAGGAAGCCGACCGCCTGCTGCACAACTACATCGGCACCGAGCACCTGCTCCTGGGGATCCTGCACGAAGATCGCTCGCTGGCGGCGTCCATCCTGCTGGACAAGGGCATGCGCCTGAGCGTCGTGCGCGAAGACATCGTGGTGCTGCTCAGCGAGAGGACGGTGGCGCCGAGAACGAAGGAGACCCCGCTGCTGGCCGAGTTCAGCCGCGACCTGACCGAGGCCGCGTCCAGGGACCTGCTCGATCCGCTCGTCGGGCGCGACGAAGAACTCGAGCGCATTCAACAGGTGCTCTGCCGGCGCACGAAGAACAATGCCGTCCTGATCGGCGAGCCCGGCGTCGGCAAGACGGCGATCGTCGAAGGGCTGGCCCAGAAGATCGTGGCCAGCGAAGTGCCGCGCTACCTGGCCGACAAGCGCATCGTGGCGCTGGACATCTCGCTGGTGGTGGCCGGCACGAAGTACCGGGGTCAGTTCGAAGAACGCCTCAAGGCGATCATGAAGGAGCTGACCGACAGCCCGAACATCATCGTGTTCATCGACGAACTGCACACGCTGGTCGGGGCGGGTTCGGCCGAAGGGTCGCTCGACGCCGCCAACATCCTCAAGCCCGCGCTGTCGCGCGGCGAGATCCGGTGCATCGGCGCCACCACGCCGGCCGACTACCGGAAGTACATCGAGAAGGATCGGTCGCTCGAGCGGCGGTTCCAGGGCGTCAAGGTGAACGCGCCGGACGAACAGCAGACCATCGAGATTCTCGTCGGCGTCAAGGACCGGTACGAAGCGTTTCATCACGTGGAATACACGCGCGAAGCCATCGAAGCAGCCGTCTACCAGTCGAACCGTTACATCACCGATCGGTTCCTGCCCGACAAGGCCATCGACCTGATTGACGAATCCGGCGCGCGGGTCAAGCTGCGCGATGCGGCGCTGGGCGGGCAGGGCGCCGCGGCGGCGCGAACGGTGCGGATGGCCATCGATCAGCCCGACATGACGGCTGTCGCCGTGGCGGTGCAGGAGTACGACGGCGATCAGCGGTTCGGCGACGGCGCGGGGATGCGGGAGCGCGGCGTCGACGCCAAGCCTTCCGGACGGCGCATCATCGTCGGCAAGCAGGACATCGACGAGGTCGTCTCGACGTGGACGGGCATTCCGCTCGCGTCGATCAACCAGGACGAGAGCGACAAACTCCTCCGGATGGAGGACGAACTGCACACGCGGGTGATCAGCCAGGAGAGAGCCATCTCGGCGCTCTCGCGAGCCATTCGCCGGTCTCGGGCAGGTCTGAAGAATCCGAACCGGCCGGTCGGGAGCTTCATCTTTCTCGGACCCACCGGCGTCGGCAAGACGGAACTGGCCCGGGCGCTTGCGGCGTTCCTGTTCGGCAGCGATGCGGCGCTCGTCCGTTTCGACATGTCGGAGTACATGGAAAAGCACGCCGTGTCGAAGCTGATCGGATCGCCTCCCGGCTACGTCGGGCACGACGAGGGCGGCCAGCTGACCGAACGGATCAAGCGCAATCCGTACTCGGTCGTCCTGCTCGACGAGATCGAAAAGGCCCATCCGGACCTGCTCAACATCCTGCTCCAGGTGTTCGAAGACGGCAATCTGACCGACGGGCTCGGGACCCGGGTCAACTTCAAGAACGCGATCATCATCATGACGTCGAACATCGGCGCCCGCTTCATCGAGAAGAAGGGCGCGATGGGGTTCCAGCTTTCGGATCAGCAGGACGTGCACCGGAGCGTGTCGGAGATGGTGATGAGCGAGGTGCGGCGAACCTTCAACCCGGAATTCGTCAACCGGATCGACGAGATGATCGTGTTCGACGCGCTGTCGGACGATGACCTCCGGAAGATCCTGCTGTTGCTGGTGGATCAACTGAATGCCCACCTGCTGGACAGACGGCTCCGGATCAGGCTGCAACCGGAGGTGGCCGACTGGATCATCGCGGTGACCTGCAAAGACCGCTCATACGGCGCGAGGCCGCTCCGGCGGGCGCTCCGGCGGCATATCGAGGATCCCCTTTCGGAGGAACTGATTCGGGGACACCTGCGGGGAGGCGAGATCGAGGTCTTTCTCGACGGGGATACGCTGCGCTACCGGCCCTCGGGCACGACCGACACCGGCCGGCCGCTGGCCTGA
- a CDS encoding ABC transporter permease — MTLPYEARIALRYLLARRKQAFISVISLVSTLGVAVGVMALILALALMTGLQQELRSRILGATAHIFVWKQGGITDYESEAAALRTVPRVTGAAPAILGKAMISTGRNDAFITLKGIDPALETSVTDIGGAMKSGRLDALGAGTSDERPGIVIGTDLAHTLGVVDGDEVTLLTPQGSLTPMGVYPRSRRMRVVGQFSLGLFEFDSAYGFVSLPQARRLLDRDTVELIELRVDDIYAAPAVARTIRERLNATYITQTWADLNKALFSALWLEKMAISITIGLIVMVAALNIVASLVLLVMEKSSDIAILKTMGASARSIMGIFMIQGLLIGTVGTLVGTAGGYGLAVLLDRYRLIHVPIDVYQIAYVPFVLQPVDLAVVVGSAILVCFIATIYPSRQAAKLDPAEALRFG, encoded by the coding sequence GTGACGCTGCCATACGAAGCCCGCATCGCGCTTCGGTATCTGCTCGCGCGCCGGAAGCAGGCGTTCATCTCCGTCATCTCCCTCGTGTCGACGCTCGGCGTGGCCGTCGGCGTGATGGCGCTCATTCTGGCGCTCGCCCTGATGACGGGGCTGCAGCAGGAGTTGCGCAGCCGCATTCTGGGGGCGACGGCCCACATCTTCGTCTGGAAGCAGGGCGGAATCACCGATTACGAATCGGAGGCGGCGGCACTCCGAACCGTGCCCCGCGTGACGGGCGCCGCGCCCGCGATTCTCGGCAAGGCGATGATCTCGACGGGTCGCAACGACGCGTTCATCACGCTCAAGGGGATCGATCCCGCGCTCGAGACCAGCGTCACAGACATCGGCGGCGCGATGAAGAGCGGGCGGCTTGACGCACTGGGCGCCGGCACCAGCGACGAGCGTCCCGGAATCGTCATCGGGACGGATCTCGCCCATACGCTGGGCGTCGTCGATGGCGATGAGGTCACGCTGCTGACGCCTCAAGGATCGCTGACGCCGATGGGGGTGTATCCGCGATCGCGGCGCATGCGAGTGGTCGGACAGTTCTCGCTGGGCCTGTTTGAATTCGACTCGGCCTACGGATTTGTCAGCCTGCCGCAGGCGCGCCGCCTCCTGGATCGCGATACGGTCGAGCTCATCGAATTGCGCGTGGACGACATCTACGCCGCTCCCGCGGTCGCCCGTACGATCCGCGAGCGGCTGAACGCGACGTACATCACGCAGACGTGGGCCGATCTCAACAAGGCGCTCTTCTCGGCGCTCTGGCTGGAGAAGATGGCCATTTCCATCACCATCGGTCTCATCGTCATGGTGGCCGCCCTCAATATCGTGGCCTCACTCGTGCTGCTGGTGATGGAGAAGAGTTCCGACATCGCTATTCTGAAGACGATGGGCGCGTCCGCACGGAGCATCATGGGCATCTTTATGATCCAGGGGCTGCTGATCGGGACCGTGGGAACCCTGGTTGGCACCGCCGGCGGCTACGGACTCGCCGTCCTGCTCGATCGGTACCGGCTGATTCACGTGCCGATTGACGTGTACCAGATCGCCTATGTGCCGTTCGTCCTGCAGCCCGTGGATCTCGCAGTGGTTGTCGGGTCAGCGATTCTGGTCTGTTTCATTGCCACGATCTATCCCTCGCGCCAGGCCGCCAAACTGGATCCGGCCGAAGCACTCAGATTTGGATAG
- the lysS gene encoding lysine--tRNA ligase — protein MSDDNELIQQRRANLAQIEALGIPIYPRSFARTDTVDALVGDYGSRTHDELEAQRPETTTCGRILAIRSFGKANFLVLTDGRARIQAYVRQDALPKLDFKIFKLLDVGDFIGVSGRVFRTKTNELTIWTAHLEFLAKCLRPLPEKWHGLQDIEIRYRQRYLDLIVNPDSRRVFEIRSRVMAGIRRFLDGRGFLEVETPMMQAMAGGALARPFVTHHNALDVDLYLRVAPELYLKRLTVGGIERVYEINRNFRNEGISTQHNPEFTMLEFYQAYSDYHELMDMTEQLISTVARDAIGADTCTFAGHEISLAAPYRRVSLREAVREEASRRLGEAVVEGDVRDALRAAGLAERLGVPVTPGVGPGKIATELFEALCESALVQPTFVYDFPTEVSPLSKQRADDPDTVERFEMYIGGFEVANAFSELNDPAEQRRRFEQQLADRQRGDQEAHAMDEDYIRALEYGMPPAGGEGIGIDRLVMVLTGSPSIRDVILFPQMRPQAGVS, from the coding sequence ATGTCCGACGACAACGAACTGATTCAGCAGCGCCGGGCCAACCTCGCGCAGATCGAGGCGCTCGGGATCCCGATCTACCCGAGGTCGTTCGCGCGCACCGACACGGTTGACGCGCTGGTCGGCGACTACGGATCCCGCACGCACGACGAACTCGAGGCACAGCGGCCCGAGACGACCACCTGCGGCCGCATCCTGGCCATCCGCAGCTTCGGGAAGGCCAACTTCCTGGTGCTGACCGACGGCCGCGCCCGCATTCAGGCGTACGTGCGCCAGGACGCGCTGCCGAAGCTGGATTTCAAGATCTTCAAACTGCTCGACGTCGGCGACTTCATCGGCGTCTCCGGCAGGGTGTTTCGCACGAAGACCAACGAGCTGACGATCTGGACCGCCCATCTCGAGTTTCTCGCCAAGTGCCTCCGCCCGCTGCCGGAGAAGTGGCATGGACTGCAGGACATCGAGATTCGTTACCGGCAGCGGTACCTCGACCTGATCGTCAACCCGGACTCGCGCCGCGTGTTCGAAATCCGCAGCCGGGTGATGGCCGGAATCCGGCGATTCCTTGATGGGCGCGGCTTCCTCGAAGTCGAGACGCCGATGATGCAGGCCATGGCGGGCGGCGCCCTCGCCCGGCCGTTTGTCACGCATCACAACGCGCTCGACGTCGATCTCTACCTGCGCGTCGCGCCCGAGCTCTATCTCAAGCGGCTCACCGTGGGCGGGATTGAGCGGGTGTACGAAATCAACCGGAACTTCCGGAACGAAGGCATCTCCACGCAGCACAATCCCGAGTTCACGATGCTGGAGTTCTACCAGGCCTACAGCGACTACCATGAACTGATGGACATGACCGAGCAACTCATCTCGACGGTCGCCCGCGACGCGATCGGGGCCGACACCTGCACGTTTGCCGGCCACGAGATCTCGCTGGCGGCGCCGTACCGTCGGGTTTCGCTGCGCGAAGCGGTCCGCGAGGAAGCGTCGCGGCGGCTCGGTGAGGCGGTGGTGGAAGGCGATGTGCGCGACGCCCTCCGGGCTGCGGGCCTGGCCGAACGGCTTGGCGTCCCGGTGACGCCCGGCGTCGGACCCGGCAAGATCGCGACGGAACTGTTTGAGGCGCTGTGTGAGAGCGCGCTGGTCCAGCCCACATTCGTCTACGACTTTCCGACCGAGGTGTCGCCGCTGTCGAAGCAGCGCGCCGATGATCCGGATACCGTCGAGCGGTTCGAAATGTACATCGGGGGGTTCGAAGTCGCCAACGCCTTCAGCGAGCTCAACGACCCGGCCGAGCAGCGCCGGCGGTTCGAACAGCAACTCGCCGATCGGCAGCGCGGCGACCAGGAAGCGCACGCGATGGACGAGGATTACATCCGGGCGCTCGAGTACGGGATGCCGCCGGCCGGCGGCGAGGGCATCGGCATCGATCGTCTCGTCATGGTGCTCACCGGGAGCCCGTCCATCCGCGATGTGATTCTCTTTCCCCAGATGCGGCCGCAGGCCGGAGTGTCGTGA
- a CDS encoding BamA/TamA family outer membrane protein, protein MSIRTYVAAAIMLGVVGAGPAGAQPPAAGAPAALQAQPALKLPPAGSPSLLRSIELRFPTQGNVSVIEPQTYLYYIETRPSRPSDGVWTPFDENAILEDFKRLWATSFLDNIWIEVTDAPYENGVVGKRVIFNLEERQRVKIVDYVGSKKLEQSKIDEKLRDENIQIRLDSFIDPALIRRVEGIIRDMFAEKGYQFAKVDHVIKEVAGGPKLVNISFVMDEGPRVRIRSVDFVGSKAVKSGSLARQMKNNRKVGIFSWITRSGTYQAAKYEEDADKVVEFYRNKGYVMARVGQPSLKFIEDSKDKGTRYVALRIPVQEGERFRVGDVGFDGNTVVKTEGLKSLFNIKAGQFYSEKKVRKAMDKARELYGSVGYFEFTMYPDVKPRGVPEPDANADDPLAPPTPAVKPAGPPTIDVTMRIQEGKQYFVNRIIFTGNTHTRDNVIRREIRLFEGGVFNTEALKYSVKRLNQLGYFKQLDGAKDMSVDKTPGADNKVDVKLKLEEQNRNQITFGAGVSQYEGVFGQLTFQTSNFLGKGETLSVSAQRGSRARNYQLSFSEPFLFDRPITVGGDIHKQAVIYPYAYTQNNTGGAATVGFQVGAYARIFGTYSYDRIRVTDIYPIYLPQPQLLFTPSDVYSSMGLERSPFIVSNGEVAASNPYMADLLLLNSGGKRSISKVTPSYVYNSVDNPIFPAAGKRLTASMDVAGVGGDTSYLKPMLEGVVYWQQSRRFSLGVRGQWISVFPTGSTTTLPIFERLFLGGEYSIRGFDLRTIGPRDPITGVVVGGVKSLLFNAEYLIQIAGPVRLVLFYDAGQVADTGQRMTVNGFKTSTGGEIRFFMPVLNVPFRLIAAYNPQRLGVLDNQLRPQKAFTFRFAVGTTF, encoded by the coding sequence ATGTCGATTCGGACGTATGTGGCTGCGGCCATCATGCTGGGTGTCGTGGGGGCCGGTCCGGCGGGGGCGCAGCCCCCGGCTGCCGGAGCACCGGCCGCGCTGCAAGCCCAGCCCGCACTGAAGCTGCCCCCCGCCGGTTCGCCCTCGCTGCTCCGGTCCATCGAGCTGCGGTTCCCGACCCAGGGTAACGTGTCGGTGATCGAGCCGCAGACCTACCTCTATTACATCGAGACGCGGCCCAGCCGGCCGAGTGACGGGGTCTGGACGCCGTTTGACGAGAACGCCATCCTGGAGGATTTCAAGCGGCTGTGGGCGACCTCCTTTCTCGACAATATCTGGATCGAAGTCACCGATGCGCCGTACGAAAACGGCGTCGTCGGCAAGCGCGTGATCTTCAATCTCGAAGAACGCCAGCGCGTGAAGATCGTCGACTATGTCGGGTCCAAGAAGCTCGAACAGTCGAAGATCGACGAGAAGCTGCGCGACGAGAACATCCAGATCCGTCTGGACTCGTTTATCGACCCGGCGCTCATTCGCCGCGTCGAGGGGATCATCCGCGACATGTTCGCGGAGAAGGGCTATCAGTTCGCGAAAGTCGATCACGTGATCAAGGAGGTCGCCGGCGGCCCGAAGCTGGTCAACATCTCGTTCGTCATGGACGAAGGTCCGCGCGTGCGGATTCGGAGCGTCGATTTCGTCGGGAGCAAGGCGGTCAAGAGCGGCTCCCTGGCCAGGCAGATGAAGAACAACCGCAAAGTGGGGATCTTTTCGTGGATCACCCGGAGCGGCACCTACCAGGCGGCGAAATACGAAGAAGACGCGGACAAGGTTGTCGAATTCTACCGCAACAAGGGGTACGTCATGGCCCGGGTCGGCCAGCCGAGCCTGAAGTTCATCGAGGATTCGAAGGACAAAGGCACGCGGTATGTCGCCCTGCGGATTCCCGTGCAGGAAGGTGAACGATTCCGGGTCGGGGACGTGGGGTTCGACGGCAACACGGTCGTCAAGACCGAGGGCCTCAAGAGCCTCTTCAACATCAAGGCCGGCCAGTTCTACAGCGAGAAGAAGGTCAGAAAGGCGATGGACAAGGCCCGCGAACTGTACGGGTCTGTAGGCTACTTCGAGTTCACGATGTACCCGGACGTCAAGCCCCGGGGCGTGCCCGAGCCAGACGCGAATGCCGACGACCCGCTCGCGCCGCCCACACCGGCCGTCAAGCCCGCCGGTCCGCCGACCATCGACGTGACGATGCGGATCCAGGAGGGCAAGCAGTACTTCGTCAACCGGATCATCTTCACCGGCAATACGCACACACGCGACAACGTCATCCGCCGGGAAATCAGGCTGTTCGAGGGCGGCGTCTTCAACACCGAGGCGTTAAAGTACAGCGTCAAGCGCCTGAACCAGCTCGGCTACTTCAAGCAGCTCGATGGCGCCAAGGACATGTCGGTCGATAAGACGCCTGGCGCAGACAACAAGGTCGACGTCAAGCTGAAGCTCGAGGAGCAGAACCGGAACCAGATCACGTTCGGGGCCGGCGTATCGCAGTACGAGGGCGTCTTCGGCCAGTTGACGTTCCAGACGTCGAATTTTCTGGGGAAGGGCGAGACGCTGAGCGTGTCCGCGCAAAGGGGATCGAGAGCGCGCAACTACCAGCTCAGCTTCTCGGAGCCGTTCCTCTTCGACCGGCCCATCACAGTTGGCGGCGACATCCACAAGCAGGCCGTCATCTACCCGTACGCGTATACGCAGAACAACACCGGCGGCGCGGCCACGGTCGGGTTCCAGGTCGGCGCGTATGCTCGGATATTCGGCACCTACAGCTACGACCGGATTCGCGTCACCGACATCTATCCGATCTACCTGCCGCAGCCGCAGCTCCTGTTTACGCCCTCCGACGTGTACTCGTCGATGGGGCTGGAGCGCTCCCCGTTTATTGTCTCCAATGGCGAGGTGGCGGCTTCGAACCCGTACATGGCGGACTTGCTGCTGCTGAACTCGGGAGGGAAGCGGTCGATCAGCAAGGTGACCCCGAGTTACGTCTATAACTCGGTGGACAATCCCATCTTCCCCGCGGCCGGCAAGCGTCTGACCGCCTCGATGGACGTCGCCGGCGTCGGGGGCGACACGAGCTATCTCAAGCCGATGCTCGAGGGGGTCGTGTACTGGCAGCAGTCGCGGCGGTTCTCGCTCGGCGTCCGCGGGCAGTGGATTTCGGTGTTTCCGACCGGCAGCACGACGACGCTCCCCATTTTCGAGCGGCTGTTTCTGGGTGGCGAATACAGTATTCGTGGATTCGATTTGCGCACCATCGGCCCGCGCGATCCGATTACCGGCGTCGTGGTTGGCGGCGTCAAGAGCCTGCTGTTCAATGCCGAGTATTTGATTCAGATTGCAGGACCCGTTCGGCTCGTGTTGTTCTATGATGCGGGCCAGGTGGCCGACACGGGGCAGCGCATGACGGTGAACGGATTCAAGACGTCGACCGGCGGTGAGATCCGGTTCTTCATGCCGGTGTTGAATGTGCCGTTCCGTCTGATTGCCGCCTACAATCCCCAGCGCCTGGGTGTGCTCGATAACCAGCTCAGGCCGCAGAAGGCCTTCACGTTCCGGTTTGCGGTTGGCACGACGTTCTAG
- a CDS encoding OmpH family outer membrane protein translates to MKAFTVVAVVVGVLVAGVVSAQQPPVQQPPAKPPVAATPQPPPAKPAAAAPAVPTGPEAKFPEGARFAFVNIQRIAGESAEGKASSARLEQLRAKKASDLNDRNRQVEALQAKQKSSVMSDDARAQTQREIDKLQVEIQRMTQDAQQELQDMQNELQLEFQRKVAPVIQQVATERSIQMLFSQGDSGLVWADAGLDLTAEVIRRFDAVTAAMKPPVAPAPIKK, encoded by the coding sequence ATGAAAGCGTTTACGGTTGTCGCAGTCGTGGTGGGCGTTCTGGTCGCGGGCGTGGTCTCGGCCCAGCAGCCTCCGGTTCAACAGCCGCCGGCCAAGCCGCCGGTGGCGGCCACTCCTCAGCCGCCGCCAGCCAAGCCGGCTGCAGCAGCCCCGGCCGTCCCAACAGGTCCGGAGGCGAAGTTCCCGGAAGGCGCCAGGTTTGCCTTCGTCAACATTCAGCGCATTGCCGGCGAGTCAGCCGAAGGCAAGGCGTCAAGCGCGCGGCTCGAACAGCTCCGGGCCAAGAAGGCCAGCGACCTCAACGACAGGAACAGGCAGGTCGAGGCCTTGCAGGCCAAGCAGAAGAGCAGCGTCATGAGCGACGATGCCCGGGCGCAGACGCAGCGGGAGATCGACAAGCTGCAGGTCGAGATCCAGCGCATGACGCAGGATGCGCAGCAGGAGCTTCAGGACATGCAGAACGAACTGCAACTGGAGTTCCAGCGCAAGGTCGCGCCGGTGATCCAGCAGGTGGCGACCGAACGGTCGATCCAGATGCTGTTCAGCCAGGGCGACTCCGGCCTCGTGTGGGCGGACGCCGGTCTGGATCTGACCGCCGAAGTCATTCGCCGGTTTGACGCCGTGACGGCGGCCATGAAGCCGCCGGTCGCGCCGGCGCCGATCAAGAAGTAG